One Mangrovimonas cancribranchiae DNA segment encodes these proteins:
- a CDS encoding DUF6678 family protein codes for MTLTEKSIEKIIRESNFSSFMNNSKWEKLLEILIEKFDSLLIRYKLIGREKILETEFNIVDFSPFFIEPILYKEIEWIEFPQKMIMINNKRVSRQTIFEHHQNISEIENLINKIGVFDLEKDNGTLRLYGYK; via the coding sequence ATGACTTTAACTGAAAAAAGTATTGAAAAGATAATTCGTGAAAGTAATTTTTCGTCATTTATGAATAATTCAAAATGGGAAAAACTATTAGAGATTCTAATTGAGAAATTTGATTCTTTACTAATCCGTTATAAACTAATTGGGCGAGAAAAAATTTTGGAAACTGAATTTAATATTGTTGATTTCAGTCCTTTTTTCATAGAGCCTATTTTATATAAAGAAATTGAATGGATTGAATTTCCTCAAAAAATGATAATGATCAATAATAAGCGAGTTTCACGACAGACAATTTTTGAACATCACCAAAACATCTCTGAAATTGAAAATCTGATTAATAAAATTGGAGTTTTTGATTTGGAAAAAGACAATGGAACTCTAAGATTATATGGATATAAATAA